One region of Triticum aestivum cultivar Chinese Spring chromosome 6B, IWGSC CS RefSeq v2.1, whole genome shotgun sequence genomic DNA includes:
- the LOC123137701 gene encoding vesicle-associated protein 1-3, giving the protein MSNTLLRIYPSELKMPFELRKSNSGCIELVNKTDQRVAFKVKTTNPKKYAVRPTSGIVPPGGSCGITITMQAPKEIPQDYQCKDKFLIQSVVVQEGITHKDIVPEMFGRAPGRVVEEFKLRVIYIPANPPSPVPEGDEEEIADTEVDHEVFRQSMIDAASRQEYASGPQASHDKDASTVKSEVVKYVAENKKLQQELEQLSERRQSLGGFSRTFVLFVFLLSVLVGYWMTGRKV; this is encoded by the exons ATGAGTAATACGCTGCTCCGAATCTACCCTTCCGAGCTCAAGATGCCAT TTGAGCTCAGGAAGTCGAATTCAGGATGCATCGAGCTCGTCAACAAGACCGATCAGCGTGTAGCTTTCAAG GTGAAAACAACGAACCCAAAAAAGTACGCGGTGCGGCCTACCTCCGGCATCGTGCCGCCAGGGGGATCCTGCGGCATCACGA TTACGATGCAGGCACCCAAGGAGATCCCGCAGGATTACCAATGCAAGGACAAGTTTCTCATTCAGAGCGTTGTGGTGCAGGAAGGGATAACGCATAAGGACATTGTCCCTGAGATG TTCGGCAGAGCGCCTGGCAGGGTGGTGGAGGAGTTCAAGCTGCGGGTGATCTACATCCCTGCAAATCCCCCCTCACCGGTGCCTGAGGGAGACGAGGAAGAGATTGCAGATACGGAGGTCGACCATGAAGTGTTTAGACAATCCATGATCGATGCT GCATCTAGGCAAGAATATGCATCTGGACCACAAGCTTCACATGACAAG GACGCCTCTACGGTAAAGTCAGAAGTTGTTAAATATGTGGCTGAAAACAAGAAGCTTCAACAAGAGCTG GAACAGCTTAGCGAGAGAAGGCAGTCTCTTGGGGGTTTCTCACGTACGTTTGTGCTCTTCGTCTTCCTGTTATCTGTTCTTGTTGGATACTGGATGACAGGTCGGAAGGTTTAA
- the LOC123137702 gene encoding probable lipid phosphate phosphatase beta, which translates to MASASASPPANARSPQALSKSTLLGGVGVLDAAVSLRLHALFLPVPRLLLKAFEVAGDGRIWLPVPISLLLISTTTSSVVSPLLVGLVVALVLDLAFVGLAKLIVRRPRPAYNAADMYVAFAVDHWSFPSGHSSRAFLVAAFLADGGLPLPREVLFLWAAATSASRVLLGRHYILDVVAGAWLGVLEAWLSNLILRFLCGRSSFLVC; encoded by the coding sequence ATGGCTTCCGCATCCGCCTCGCCACCGGCGAACGCTCGCTCACCGCAGGCGCTGTCCAAGTCCACTCTCCTGGGGGGCGTTGGGGTTCTGGACGCGGCCGTGTCCCTCCGCCTCCACGCTCTCTTCCTCCCGGTGCCCCGCCTCCTCCTCAAGGCCTTCGAGGTCGCCGGCGACGGGCGCATCTGGCTCCCCGTCCCCATCTCCCTGCTGCTGATCTCCACCACCACCTCGTCCGTGGTCTCCCCTCTCCTCGTCGGCCTCGTCGTGGCCCTGGTGCTCGACCTCGCCTTCGTCGGCCTCGCCAAGCTCATcgtccgccgcccgcgcccggcaTACAACGCCGCGGACATGTACGTCGCCTTCGCCGTTGACCACTGGTCCTTCCCCAGCGGCCACTCCTCGCGCGCCTTCCTCGTCGCCGCCTTCCTCGCGGACGGgggcctccctctccctcgcgagGTGCTGTTCCTCTGGGCGGCCGCGACTTCGGCGTCAAGGGTACTTCTGGGCCGGCACTACATTCTCGATGTGGTCGCCGGGGCTTGGCTCGGCGTGCTGGAGGCCTGGCTCAGCAACTTGATCTTGAGATTCTTGTGCGGCCGCAGCAGCTTTCTTGTGTGCTAG